The proteins below are encoded in one region of Diorhabda carinulata isolate Delta chromosome 3, icDioCari1.1, whole genome shotgun sequence:
- the LOC130891662 gene encoding lanC-like protein 2, whose product MKFFNNPYDDYTPDGLQETKTKVSQCINLKWQSTLEKLLTLDYNDYSVYTGTAGIALLKLNKEPDDIKTIKETIKLLSLNKLKGRRPTFLCGDAGPLAIGIVLKHKLGNHDEVKQLILKLTNLNKDVLDLYSDLANEYMYGRVGYLYAILYVNKYVCPPPFDDNYISQIIETILVVGRNMSKAGRFKCPLMYEWHDSYYLGGAHGLAGILYLLLQARVYLTEDDLNNLIKPTIDYLLTQRFPSGNFPSSLGRDADKYVQWCHGCPGFVPLLTTAYKIFQDTRYLHSALECGDIIWQRGLLKKGYSLCHGVSGNAYSFLELYQTTKEEKHLYRALKFAEWCIEYKKEHEENYPDRPKSLYEGIAGPMYFLLDTQKPLEAKFPGYTL is encoded by the exons ACAAAAACTAAAGTAAGTCAATGTATCAATTTGAAATGGCAATCTACTTTGGAAAAATTGCTGACCTTAGACTACAATGACTATTCAGTGTATACTGGAACTGCTGGCATTGCGTTGCTAAAACTCAATAAAGAACCAGATGACATCAAAACAATAAAG gAAACAATAAAACTTCTATCACTTAACAAATTAAAAGGAAGAAGACCTACATTTCTCTGTGGTGATGCAGGCCCCCTTGCAATTGGAATAGTGTTGAAACATAAATTGGGAAATCATGATGAAGttaaacaattaattttgaa ACTTACTAATCTCAATAAAGATGTATTAGATTTATACTCGGATCTGGCTAATGAATACATGTATGGCAGAGTGGGATATTTATATGCCATTCTTTATGTAAACAAATATGTTTGTCCACCTCCTTTTGATGACAATTATATCAGTCAG ATCATAGAGACCATCCTAGTAGTAGGAAGGAATATGTCAAAAGCTGGTCGTTTTAAATGCCCTTTAATGTATGAATGGCATGACAGTTATTATTTGGGAGGCGCGCATGGACTTGCTGGTATTTTATATCTACTTCTGCAAGCCAGGGTGTATTTAACTGAAgatgatttaaataatttaataaaacctaccatagattatttattaacacAAAG atttccCAGTGGTAATTTTCCATCTTCTTTGGGTAGAGATGCTGATAAGTATGTACAATGGTGTCATGGATGTCCTGGATTTGTTCCTTTGTTAACTACTGCCTACAAG attttccaGGATACTAGATATTTACATTCGGCACTTGAATGCGGCGACATAATTTGGCAAAGAGGATTATTAAAAAAGGGGTACAGTTTATGCCATGGGGTCTCAGGAAATGCTTATTCTTTTTTGGAATTATATCAGACAACTAAG GAAGAAAAACACCTTTACAGAGCCTTGAAATTCGCTGAATGGTGTATTGAATACAAGAAAGAACACGAAGAAAACTATCCAGACAGACCTAAATCTTTGTATGAAGGTATTGCTGGACCAATGTATTTTCTGCTGGATACACAAAAACCTTTGGAAGCTAAATTTCCCGGATATACGCTATAA